The following are from one region of the Heliangelus exortis chromosome 2, bHelExo1.hap1, whole genome shotgun sequence genome:
- the MC4R gene encoding melanocortin receptor 4, with protein sequence MNFTRHRGTLQPLHFWNHSYGLHGGASEPNAKGHSSGGCYEQLFVSPEVFVTLGIISLLENVLVIVAIAKNKNLHSPMYFFICSLAVADMLVSVSNGSETIVITLLNNTDTDAQSFTINIDNVIDSVICSSLLASICSLLSIAVDRYFTIFYALQYHNIMTVKRVGVIITCIWAACTVSGILFIIYSDSSVVIICLISMFFTMLILMASLYVHMFMMARMHIKKIAVLPGTGPIRQGANMKGAITLTILIGVFVVCWAPFFLHLIFYISCPYNPYCVCFMSHFNFYLILIMCNSIIDPLIYAFRSQELRKTFKEIICCCSLRGLCDFPGKY encoded by the coding sequence ATGAATTTCACTCGGCACCGTGGGACACTCCAGCCTCTCCACTTCTGGAACCACAGCTACGGACTGCATGGAGGTGCCAGTGAGCCCAATGCCAAGGGCCACTCCTCAGGAGGCTGCTACGAGCAACTCTTTGTATCCCCTGAAGTGTTTGTGACTCTGGGCATCATCAGCTTGCTGGAGAACGTCTTGGTCATTGTGGCAATAGCCAAGAACAAGAACCTTCATTCACCCATGTACTTCTTCATCTGTAGCTTGGCAGTGGCTGACATGCTAGTGAGTGTGTCTAATGGATCAGAAACTATTGTCATCACGCTGCTAAACAATACAGACACAGATGCACAGAGCTTTACCATAAACATTGACAATGTCATTGACTCAGTGATTTGCAGTTCCTTGCTTGCATCAATTTGCAGTCTTCTCTCAATAGCAGTGGACAGGTACTTTACTATCTTTTACGCCCTCCAGTACCATAATATCATGACAGTGAAGCGTGTAGGGGTCATCATCACCTGCATTTGGGCTGCTTGCACAGTCTCAGGCATTTTGTTCATCATTTACTCTGACAGCAGTGTTGTCATCATCTGCCTTATCAGCATGTTCTTCACTATGCTCATTCTCATGGCATCCCTCTATGTGCACATGTTCATGATGGCTCGGATGCATATCAAAAAGATTGCTGTTCTTCCAGGGACTGGCCCTATTCGCCAAGGGGCCAACATGAAAGGAGCCATCACACTCACCATCCTGATTGGAGTTTTTGTTGTCTGCTGggctccttttttcctccacctgATTTTCTACATATCCTGCCCCTACAACCCTTACTGTGTGTGCTTTATGTCCCACTTTAACTTCTACCTCATCCTCATCATGTGCAATTCCATCATTGATCCACTCATCTATGCATTCCGGAGTCAGGAGCTCAGGAAAACATTCAAGGAGATTATATGCTGCTGTAGCCTGAGAGGGCTTTGTGATTTTCCTGGCAAATATTAA